Proteins co-encoded in one Conger conger chromosome 4, fConCon1.1, whole genome shotgun sequence genomic window:
- the LOC133126091 gene encoding sterile alpha motif domain-containing protein 9-like: MMATADRPENIEDWTKEHVRHWLLCDIKVPQEYADRLYNEDVSGASLVCFQKSDLLELDVKQGPAVQIISNVRRLKQSSKRQHKEKTTASTRDGQSGKDRNDEEEPFKANPLASSTVVSHPDSSGNVTPSAEVKSSIVVNKEEANPSICTQKDVSGGGVEQLSENLQSQESKSIQSVVVETVPSTVKQCNPTDSPETQGTSTGSVTGSQPLAVDRSKQTASNSEQQKCLPRPFDKSSESYTYTQNYLLPPETGQSNLLDPAHEYKLLANTEKALESEVLKKFTKEVLRFAAACMNSRTNGTIHFGVGDVPKYAHGQIIGIRVPSPQKYIDELDKHLQDCFLNNTSIAKVCIRPPKFVQVLHLDDTASDLCVIEVDIVPNFSETQEIVFYTSMISQDKQGKKCKETCLFVREGASSCNTLTNPGDQQNVIDRIKSWASARKCIEENDCQEPIQSNQGQRLKQLISHGRDTLLDSLHNIVVTNKCPSTELEHLHFLKEIKPFAVLEFDPESELNGSCRFFREDRIANIHYPRMYNPGDSISTTIAKLNLFKQPSWVFCNGKADEESEDDKPLETNGWFQRRAGEVQDLITFICNPEILRTEKLQVIFLLHSSVDKISSPLLDTFSKIYQKLGGIENMICICRGTAVFNKWRDLVRTLCEIDITSNCIYELNLNEVNCTIMKMKEPQTLSAYRYLPSISSSSVHLTKKDEELMTVLDILCENECENTEIELSNSFPMFKKKIEEDFYRGGKVTWWNFYLSEKPGSLPFIKRDKYDELYDLITPHEGYRTTCVIINLFHHPACGGTTLAMHVLWNLRRKFRCAVLNNSNAQYIEIAAQVIKLLTYAKREETSYVPVLLLVDDLEDVEELYRCVLLASHEKRNGDRLMVIILNCKRSQFPDVSSRNSQINNVFISNNLSPKEQSFFDEKLGDLENYHEKPETFYAFMIMRNNFSEKYIEDLVDNMLIGLDVSSKVGQLLSFLALLNTFVNGSSMSLSLCEEFVGIKNALWGQETLEEKMNPYFTLLICFSVEEYGTYKAVRFLHQMIADKCLNLLTKKHNLKLSEVTANLLHCDLFYKSGMGKDILIQNILSMLITRQQIVLGDDKSTLFSPLIEKMQTTEGTTQIKEILIEATKRFEKNATVPQALARHFYLREKDFTSALKWALNAQQRMYNSYIADTLGQVYKSHLKYEIELGVEQRKILTPEDLEKYLSLASKATKAFKDSQDLANKDEPFDSSDQRNKKRKRTYNTSGHVGEIDVGMIVFNVLQYIPFFNKADQISKQKMLNFLKNTLPASALHEDEAHADFVAVLKRNEKFLVNLKPCVKDGFIFFEAYFTYLKPRSIERETVEDKNKKKVSKLYAVYVKLFCTSEEERKSERTSQPKLSFEQQIENARQYLETKRADTFAGLLQCLNDKTGGEMEKILEKHKFILENSAWKTLMNRTNFILANIVLHCIKPSSKVVKKYDELIKLLNAILQEEGTQSKNAEVYFLSMLLLWPARNSTEEDMKTSQNICIYVTSIKKSFHRRFSRLFYAKSAMAHFYLGKSRGLKRIVYKGKIDQWINREEFKSSHKLWQRGEIWKEPIVENLLLRVTGITENGDIYVHYPGNLKIPVRPVYLGGVRSGCSMEKVSFYLGFSMEGPVAYDIKYLNDP; encoded by the coding sequence ATGATGGCCACAGCTGACAGGCCGGAAAATATTGAGGACTGGACCAAAGAACATGTCCGCCATTGGCTGCTTTGTGACATCAAGGTTCCTCAGGAGTATGCTGACAGACTTTACAACGAGGATGTTTCAGGTGCTAGCCTGGTCTGCTTTCAGAAAAGTGATCTGCTGGAATTAGACGTGAAGCAAGGGCCAGCTGTTCAAATTATCAGCAATGTGAGAAGACTGAAACAGTCTTCAAAAAGACAACATAAAGAGAAAACCACAGCTTCCACCAGAGATGGCCAAAGCGGAAAGGACAGAAATGACGAGGAAGAGCCATTTAAAGCAAACCCTCTCGCTTCTAGCACTGTAGTGTCACACCCAGACTCCAGTGGAAATGTGACACCCTCTGCAGAGGTGAAAAGCTCAATTGTGGTCAATAAAGAAGAGGCAAACCCAAGCATTTGCACCCAAAAGGATGTCAGTGGAGGAGGGGTTGAGCAGCTCTCTGAGAACTTGCAGTCCCAGGAAAGCAAAAGTATCCAAAGTGTCGTAGTGGAGACTGTTCCCTCCACTGTCAAACAGTGCAACCCGACAGATTCGCCTGAAACCCAGGGAACTTCGACAGGAAGTGTGACAGGTAGTCAGCCATTAGCAGTTGATCGTTCCAAACAAACAGCTTCAAATTCGGAGCAGCAGAAGTGCCTACCTCGACCCTTTGACAAAAGCAGCGAGtcttacacatatacacaaaattACCTTCTGCCCCCTGAGACGGGTCAGAGTAACCTTCTGGACCCTGCACATGAGTACAAGCTGCTGGCCAACACAGAAAAGGCCCTTGAATCAGAAGTCCTGAAGAAATTTACCAAAGAGGTGTTGCGTTTTGCAGCAGCCTGCATGAACTCGCGCACAAATGGGACCATTCATTTTGGAGTGGGAGATGTCCCAAAATATGCACATGGGCAGATAATAGGAATCCGAGTTCCTTCACCTCAGAAGTACATAGATGAACTTGATAAACATCTGCAGGATTGTTTTTTGAACAATACGAGCATTGCCAAAGTATGCATCAGGCCACCAAAATTTGTTCAGGTTCTACACCTTGATGACACAGCCTCAGACCTGTGTGTCATAGAGGTTGACATTGTACCAAATTTTTCAGAAACTCAGGAGATTGTTTTTTACACATCTATGATATCTCAAGACAAACAagggaaaaaatgtaaagaaacatGTCTTTTTGTACGAGAAGGTGCTAGTAGCTGTAATACCCTAACAAatcctggagatcagcagaaCGTGATTGATCGTATCAAGTCTTGGGCTTCAGCAAGGAAGTGCATAGAAGAAAATGACTGCCAGGAGCCGATACAAAGCAACCAAGGGCAAAGACTCAAACAGTTAATTTCACATGGGAGAGACACACTGTTAGATTCATTGCACAATATTGTTGTGACAAACAAGTGCCCTTCAACTGAACTTGAGCacctgcatttcttgaaagagATTAAGCCATTTGCTGTGTTGGAATTTGACCCTGAGTCTGAGCTCAACGGCTCATGCAGATTTTTCCGTGAGGACAGAATAGCCAACATTCACTACCCACGCATGTACAACCCCGGTGATAGTATATCCACTACCATCGCAAAACTCAATTTGTTCAAACAGCCAAGCTGGGTATTTTGCAATGGCAAAGCCGACGAAGAGAGTGAAGATGACAAACCTCTTGAGACCAATGGGTGGTTCCAGAGACGTGCAGGAGAAGTGCAAGACCTGATTACATTCATATGCAATCCTGAGATTCTACGAACAGAGAAACTGCAGGTCATATTCTTGCTCCATTCAAGTGTAGACAAAATTTCCAGCCCTTTGCTTGATACTTTTAGCAAGATCTACCAGAAATTGGGAGGGATAGAGAACATGATATGCATATGCAGAGGTACAGCTGTGTTCAATAAGTGGAGAGATTTAGTGCGAACACTGTGTGAAATAGACATCACCAGTAATTGCATCTATGAGCTGAATCTCAATGAGGTCAACTGCactattatgaaaatgaaagagcCCCAAACACTCTCAGCCTACAGATATCTGCCATCTATCAGCTCCAGTTCTGTCCACTTGACCAAGAAGGATGAAGAACTGATGACAGTGCTGGACATCCtctgtgaaaatgaatgtgaaaacaCGGAAATTGAATTAAGTAATTCTTTTCCGATGTTTAAGAAGAAAATTGAGGAGGATTTTTACAGAGGAGGGAAAGTGACTTGGTGGAACTTCTACTTGTCAGAGAAACCAGGGAGTCTCCCATTCATCAAACGAGACAAATATGATGAGCTATATGATCTGATCACACCGCACGAAGGGTACAGAACTACGTGTGTGATAATCAACTTGTTTCACCACCCAGCCTGTGGAGGGACTACACTGGCTATGCATGTCCTGTGGAACTTGAGACGCAAATTCAGATGTGCCGTCTTAAACAACAGCAATGCCCAATACATTGAAATTGCTGCCCAAGTCATAAAGCTACTGACCTATGCCAAACGGGAGGAGACAAGTTATGTCCCGGTTCTACTGCTGGTGGATGATTTGGAAGATGTTGAAGAACTGTACCGATGTGTACTCCTTGCTTCACATGAGAAAAGAAATGGAGATCGTCTAATGGTCATAATTCTAAACTGCAAGAGATCACAGTTCCCAGATGTTAGCTCAAGAAACAGTCAAATCAACAATGTCTTCATTTCCAACAACCTCAGCCCCAAGGAACAGAGCTTCTTTGATGAAAAACTAGGGGACCTTGAAAACTATCATGAAAAGCCTGAAACATTCTATGCTTTCATGATCATGAGAAATAATTTCAGTGAAAAGTATATTGAAGATCTCGTCGATAACATGCTCATAGGGCTTGACGTCTCCAGCAAAGTTGGACAGCTCCTGTCATTTTTAGCTCTGCTAAACACATTTGTGAATGGGTCCTCTATGTCTCTATCCCTGTGTGAGGAATTTGTGGGAATTAAAAATGCTCTCTGGGGTCAAGAAACTctggaggaaaaaatgaatcCATACTTCACCCTTCTGATCTGTTTCTCTGTTGAGGAATATGGGACCTATAAGGCGGTCCGATTTCTACACCAAATGATTGCTGATAAATGCCTTAATCTCCTTACAAAGAAGCACAATCTCAAATTAAGTGAAGTAACAGCCAATCTCCTGCACTGTGATTTGTTCTACAAATCTGGCATGGGCAAGGATATTCTCATCCAAAATATCCTGAGTATGCTGATCACACGTCAGCAGATAGTACTTGGAGATGACAAGAGCACCCTGTTTTCCCCTTTAATTGAGAAAATGCAGACCACAGAAGGTACTACCCAAATCAAAGAAATTTTGATTGAAGCTACAAAGAGATTTGAAAAAAATGCGACTGTACCTCAGGCACTAGCAAGGCATTTCTACTTAAGAGAGAAGGATTTTACATCAGCTTTGAAGTGGGCACTTAATGCACAGCAAAGGATGTACAATTCCTACATTGCTGACACATTGGGACAGGTCTACAAAAGTCACCTCAAATATGAAATCGAACTTGGTGTGGAGCAGCGTAAAATCCTTACTCCTGAAGATTTGGAAAAGTACCTGAGCCTTGCATCCAAGGCGACAAAAGCATTTAAAGATTCACAAGATCTGGCAAACAAGGACGAGCCATTTGACAGCTCAGATCAGCGCAATAAGAAGCGAAAGAGAACCTACAACACTTCTGGGCATGTTGGTGAAATAGATGTGGGAATGATTGTCTTTAATGTTCTCCAATACATTCCCTTTTTCAACAAAGCTGATCAAATAAGTAAGCAGAAAATGTTGAATTTTCTCAAAAATACATTGCCCGCCAGTGCACTCCATGAAGACGAGGCTCATGCAGATTTCGTTGCTGTGCTAAAGAGGAATGAGAAGTTTCTTGTCAATTTAAAGCCATGTGTCAAGGATGGCTTCATATTCTTTGAAGCGTATTTCACGTACCTGAAGCCACGGTCGATTGAGAGGGAGACCGttgaagacaaaaataaaaaaaaagtttcaaagcTCTACGCAGTGTATGTCAAGCTTTTCTGCACCTCAGAAGAGGAAAGAAAGTCAGAGCGGACCAGCCAACCAAAACTGAGTTTTGAACAACAGATTGAGAATGCCCGGCAGTATTTAGAAACAAAACGTGCCGATACATTTGCAGGACTTCTGCAGTGCCTAAATGACAAGACAGGTGGTGAAATGGAGAAAATCTTGGAAAAACACAAGTTCATATTAGAAAATTCTGCATGGAAAACATTGATGAACAGGACAAATTTCATCTTGGCAAACATTGTTCTTCACTGCATCAAGCCAAGCTCCAAAGTGGTAAAGAAATACGACGAGTTGATCAAACTTTTGAATGCTATTTTACAAGAGGAAGGCACCCAATCAAAAAACGCCGAGGTCTACTTCCTGTCAATGTTGCTGCTTTGGCCAGCACGAAACAGCACAGAGGAAGACATGAAAACATCTCAAAACATCTGCATCTATGTCACGTCCATTAAGAAATCCTTTCATCGGAGGTTCTCACGCCTGTTCTATGCAAAAAGTGCTATGGCCCACTTTTACCTGGGGAAGTCCAGAGGTCTGAAGAGGATTGTTTACAAAGGGAAGATTGACCAATGGATAAATAGAGAAGAATTCAAAAGTTCGCACAAACTCTGGCAGCGTGGAGAAATATGGAAAGAACCAATAGTTGAAAACCTGCTTCTGCGGGTGACAGGTATCACAGAGAATGGAGACATCTATGTTCATTATCCTGGAAATCTTAAAATCCCAGTCCGTCCAGTTTACCTGGGTGGTGTCCGCAGTGGATGCAGCATGGAGAAAGTCTCTTTTTACCTTGGTTTCTCCATGGAAGGACCTGTTGCTTATGacatcaaatatttaaatgatcCTTAA
- the LOC133126092 gene encoding tripartite motif-containing protein 16-like, whose translation MAEGGGLLDQDQLSCSICLDLLKDPVTIPCGHSYCMGCIKGYWDQDDHTGVYSCPQCRETFTPRPVLRKNTMLAEVVEKLKKTGLQAAPPAHCYGGPGDVVCDVCTGRKHKAIKSCLACLVSYCETHLRLHDELNPGKRHTLTDASGHLQEKICSQHDKLLEFYCRSDQQFLCSLCTVEEHRGHDTVSTVAEWTEKQMQLGVTQGQFQQRIQEREKELQDLRQAVQSLKSSAQVAVEDSERIFTEMIRSIERRCSEVKELIRDQEKAEVSRAEGLLERLEQEIAELRRRDAELEQLSHTEDHIHFLQKYQSLCAPPGPGDLPSITFNPHVSFDVASKSVSELKERLEDFCNEGLLKITESVKEVDILPVPQPTDREDFSQYYCRLTLDPDTANSSLSLSEGRREVTCAKTAQSYPDHPERFDYWDQVLCREGLSGRCYWEAEWSGRGDVYIAVSYVGIIRKGWAYDALFGYNKKSWSLCCSHSKCHFYHNKKCTRLPVPPSSRIGVYLDHRAGTLSFYSVSDTMTLLHRVQTTFTQPLYPGFYANTAGSTVKLCPVGLEDSDSDSDSSFIPIFLSEV comes from the exons atggctgaaggtggaggTTTACTGGATCAGGACCAGTTGAGCTGTtcgatctgtctggatctactgaagGATCCGGTAACTATTCCCTGTGggcacagttactgtatgggctgtattaaAGGCTACTGGGATCAGgatgatcatactggtgtctacagctgtccccagtgcagagagaccttcaccccaaggcctgttttaagaaaaaacaccatgctggctgaagtggtggagaaactgaagaagacaggactccaagctgctcctcctgctcactgttacggtggacctggagacgtggtgtgtgatgtctgcactgggagaaagcacaaagcCATCAAGTCCTGCCTGGCGTGTCTGGtctcttactgtgaaactcacctcagACTTCATGATGAACTGAACCCTGgaaagagacacacactgactgatgCCTCTGGacacctgcaggagaagatctgctcTCAGCATGACAAACTGCTTGAGTTTTACTGTCgtagtgatcagcagtttctctgctctctctgtacaGTTGAagaacacagaggccatgatacagtctcaACAGTGGCAGAGtggactgagaaacag ATGCAGCTGGGGGTGACACAGGGCCaattccagcagagaatccaggagagagagaaggagctgcaggatctgagacaggctgtgcagtcactcaag AGCTCTGCACAGgtagcagtggaggacagtgagaggatctttactgagatgatccgctccattgagagaaggtgctctgaggtgaaagagctgatcagagatcaggagaaggctgaagtgagtcgggctgaaggactcctggagcgactggagcaggagattgctgagctgaggaggagagacgctgagctggagcagctttcacacacagaggatcacatccatttccttcag AAATATCAGTCTCTGTGTGCCccccctggacctggagacttacccagcatcacttTCAATCCACACGTCTCCTTTGACGTTGCAAGCAAATCTGTTTCTGAACTGAAAGAGCGACTGGAGGACTTCTGCAATGAAGGATTACTCAAGATAACTGAATCAG TGAAAGAGGTTGATATTCTGCCAGTTCCACAACCCACAGATAGGGAGGATTTCTCACAAT ATTACTGTCGTCTGACACTGGACCCCGACACAGCcaattcatctctctctctgtctgaggggaggagagaggttaCCTGTGCCAAAACCGCccagtcatatcctgatcatccagagagatttgactaCTGGGACCAGGTGCTATgcagagagggtctgtctggacgctgttactgggaggctgagtggagtgggagaggggaTGTTTACATAGCAGTGTCATATGTGGGGATCATCAGGAAAGGGTGGGCTTATGATGCTCTCTTTGGATATAATAAGAAGTCCTGGAGCCTGTGTTGCTCTcattccaaatgtcatttctatcacaacaaaaaatgcacaagactccctgtccctccctcctccagaataggagtgtacctggatcacagggcaggaactctgtccttctacagcgtctctgacacaatgaccctcctgcacagagtccagaccacattcactcagcccctctatcctgggttcTATGCCAACACAGCAGGGTCTACCGTTAAGCTGTGCCCAGTGGGTTTAGaggattcagattcagattcagactCAAGTTTCATACCAATCTTCCTTTCAGAGGTGTAA